A DNA window from Gammaproteobacteria bacterium contains the following coding sequences:
- a CDS encoding putative hemolysin (Evidence 3 : Putative function from multiple computational evidences) — translation MSIWVQILFIFFMIVINGFFAMSELSIMLARKVRLETMAKNGHRGARRALAISEKPTRFLSTVQIGITLLGICTGAVSGATLAEKSGQWLATMIPALEPWSEPIALTVIITITGYLSLVGGELVPKQLAVSNPESIAVIVARPMYVLSVMVTPMVWFLEASSALLLKLLGRHESVPRGVTEEEVRAFIAEGARVGALKPAEKDMMTGVMRLADWRVRAFMTPRPEVIWIDIEDDSPTVLRKLRESPFSRLPVARGDLDELLGIVQAKDLLDQILDGCPLNVSDALREASVVHGNSPALGVLEVLRSSPLHMAMVVDEYGSVQGIITATDILQAIVGNLASPDAEPGPNAIQRKDGSWLVDGELAFDIACDLTGIKDLPSIPVEYTTVAGFALTHLGHIPKAGESFQCGSYSFEVVDMDGRRIDKLLVKNPTAKGGGL, via the coding sequence ATGTCGATTTGGGTGCAAATCCTATTCATTTTTTTTATGATAGTGATTAATGGTTTTTTTGCCATGTCCGAGCTTTCCATAATGTTGGCGCGCAAGGTGCGACTGGAAACTATGGCGAAAAATGGTCATCGTGGCGCACGGAGAGCATTAGCAATTTCGGAGAAACCGACACGATTCCTTTCTACAGTACAAATAGGCATCACCCTGTTGGGAATCTGTACCGGTGCTGTTTCCGGGGCTACCCTGGCCGAGAAGTCAGGTCAATGGCTTGCCACCATGATTCCAGCATTGGAGCCATGGAGCGAACCTATTGCATTAACCGTAATTATCACCATCACTGGCTATCTATCGCTGGTGGGTGGAGAGCTGGTCCCCAAGCAACTCGCGGTTTCTAATCCCGAAAGTATCGCCGTTATTGTGGCGAGACCGATGTATGTATTGTCGGTGATGGTTACGCCGATGGTCTGGTTCCTGGAAGCGTCCAGTGCTTTATTACTCAAGCTCCTCGGGCGTCACGAGTCAGTACCTCGGGGCGTTACTGAGGAAGAAGTTCGCGCCTTTATTGCCGAAGGAGCACGCGTGGGGGCACTTAAGCCCGCTGAGAAAGACATGATGACGGGTGTCATGCGTCTTGCTGACTGGCGGGTGCGCGCGTTCATGACTCCGCGTCCAGAAGTTATCTGGATCGATATCGAGGATGATTCACCAACAGTACTACGCAAGCTGCGTGAGAGCCCCTTTTCCCGGCTTCCAGTGGCGCGTGGAGATCTGGATGAATTGTTGGGTATTGTGCAGGCCAAAGATCTTCTTGACCAAATTCTTGATGGTTGTCCGCTAAATGTCAGTGACGCGTTGCGCGAGGCTTCGGTGGTCCATGGCAATAGTCCAGCGCTGGGCGTGTTGGAAGTGCTAAGAAGTTCGCCGTTACATATGGCAATGGTGGTCGATGAATATGGCAGCGTCCAGGGAATTATTACCGCTACTGATATTCTTCAGGCTATCGTCGGTAATCTGGCATCGCCCGATGCGGAACCCGGTCCAAACGCGATTCAACGCAAGGATGGCAGCTGGCTGGTGGACGGTGAACTCGCCTTCGACATTGCCTGTGATTTGACGGGAATCAAAGATCTGCCATCAATCCCGGTGGAATACACTACTGTGGCGGGTTTCGCACTTACTCACCTGGGTCATATTCCGAAGGCAGGTGAATCTTTTCAGTGTGGCAGTTA